Proteins from a single region of Streptomyces glaucescens:
- a CDS encoding S1 family peptidase: MKHRRIPGRRAAVAGAGIAALVATGVTFQTANAGEPAKTPAVRPLSALAAGKLAAALGRDLGADAAGTYYDAQTRSLVVNVLDETAAEVAEEAGAKARIVEHSLAELKSARTALRQDASIPGTAWVTDPATNKVVVTADRTVSAAEFEELGRVVDGLGTVAELQRTKGEFKPFIAGGDAITGGGGRCSLGFNVVKGGEPYFLTAGHCTEGITTWSDSAGTVIGKNEVSSFPGDDYGLVKYTAGVDHPSEVNLYDDSARQITGAAEATVGMEVTRSGSTTQVHSGKVTGLDATVNYGNGDVVDGLIQTDVCAEPGDSGGALFSGDRAIGLTSGGSGDCTSGGETFFQPVTEALSATGTRIG, from the coding sequence TTGAAGCACCGACGCATACCCGGGCGGCGCGCCGCCGTGGCAGGTGCGGGCATCGCCGCACTCGTCGCCACGGGAGTCACCTTCCAGACTGCGAACGCCGGCGAGCCCGCGAAGACCCCGGCGGTCAGGCCCCTGTCCGCCCTGGCGGCCGGAAAGCTCGCCGCGGCGCTGGGCCGGGACCTCGGCGCGGACGCGGCCGGGACCTACTACGACGCCCAGACCCGCAGCCTGGTGGTCAACGTGCTCGACGAGACCGCCGCCGAGGTGGCCGAGGAGGCCGGCGCGAAGGCCAGAATCGTCGAGCACTCCCTCGCCGAGCTGAAGAGCGCCCGTACGGCGCTCCGGCAGGACGCGAGCATCCCCGGCACCGCCTGGGTGACCGACCCGGCCACCAACAAGGTCGTCGTCACCGCCGACCGCACCGTCTCCGCGGCCGAGTTCGAGGAGCTGGGCCGGGTCGTCGACGGACTCGGCACGGTGGCCGAACTCCAGCGCACCAAGGGCGAGTTCAAACCCTTCATCGCCGGCGGCGACGCCATCACCGGCGGCGGCGGGCGCTGCTCGCTCGGCTTCAACGTGGTCAAGGGCGGGGAGCCGTACTTCCTGACCGCGGGCCACTGCACCGAGGGGATCACCACCTGGTCGGACTCCGCCGGGACCGTCATCGGGAAGAACGAGGTCTCCAGCTTCCCGGGCGACGACTACGGCCTCGTCAAGTACACCGCCGGGGTCGACCACCCGAGCGAGGTCAACCTCTACGACGACTCGGCCCGGCAGATCACCGGCGCGGCCGAGGCCACCGTCGGCATGGAGGTCACCCGCAGCGGCTCCACCACCCAGGTGCACTCCGGCAAGGTCACCGGCCTGGACGCCACCGTGAACTACGGCAACGGCGACGTCGTCGACGGCCTCATCCAGACCGACGTCTGCGCCGAGCCCGGCGACAGCGGCGGCGCGCTGTTCTCCGGTGACAGGGCCATCGGCCTGACCTCCGGCGGCAGCGGCGACTGCACCTCCGGCGGGGAGACGTTCTTCCAGCCGGTGACGGAGGCGCTGTCGGCGACCGGCACCCGGATCGGCTGA
- a CDS encoding S1 family peptidase, protein MRIKRTTPRSGISRRTRLTAVSAGLVAAAAIAIPSANASDTATFSAAELKSAGASVLEADVPGTAWAVDSKTNRLVVTVDSTVSQAEIAKIKEQAGANADALTIKRTPGKFSKLIQGGDAIYASSWRCSLGFNVQNSSGAQFFVTAGHCTDGAGTWYSNSGRTTVIGSTAGSSFPGNDYGLVRYSGSVSRPGTANGVDITRAATPAVGTTVIRDGSTTGTHSGRVTALNATVNYGGGDVVSGLIQTNVCAEPGDSGGPLYGSNGTAYGLTSGGSGNCSTGGTTFFQPVTEALSAYGVSVY, encoded by the coding sequence GTGAGGATCAAGCGCACCACCCCCCGCAGCGGCATATCGAGACGGACCCGGCTGACCGCCGTATCCGCCGGACTCGTGGCCGCAGCCGCGATCGCGATCCCCAGCGCGAACGCGTCCGACACCGCCACGTTCAGCGCCGCCGAACTGAAGAGCGCCGGCGCCTCGGTGCTCGAGGCCGACGTGCCGGGCACCGCCTGGGCCGTCGACAGCAAGACCAACCGCCTGGTCGTGACCGTCGACAGCACGGTCTCCCAGGCCGAGATCGCCAAGATCAAGGAACAGGCCGGGGCCAACGCCGACGCGCTCACCATCAAGCGCACGCCCGGCAAGTTCAGCAAGCTGATCCAGGGCGGCGACGCCATCTACGCGAGCAGCTGGCGCTGCTCCCTCGGCTTCAACGTCCAGAACAGCAGTGGCGCCCAGTTCTTCGTGACCGCCGGTCACTGCACCGACGGCGCGGGCACCTGGTACTCCAACTCCGGGCGCACCACGGTCATCGGCTCGACCGCCGGCTCCAGCTTCCCCGGCAACGACTACGGCCTCGTGCGCTACAGCGGGTCCGTCAGCCGCCCCGGCACCGCCAACGGCGTGGACATCACCCGCGCGGCGACCCCGGCCGTGGGCACCACCGTCATCCGGGACGGCTCCACCACCGGTACGCACAGCGGCCGGGTCACCGCCCTGAACGCGACCGTCAACTACGGCGGCGGCGACGTCGTGTCCGGCCTGATCCAGACCAACGTCTGCGCCGAGCCCGGCGACTCCGGCGGTCCGCTCTACGGCAGCAACGGCACCGCCTACGGCCTGACCTCCGGCGGCAGCGGCAACTGCAGCACCGGCGGCACGACCTTCTTCCAGCCGGTCACCGAGGCCCTGAGCGCGTACGGAGTCAGCGTCTACTGA